In Cicer arietinum cultivar CDC Frontier isolate Library 1 chromosome 7, Cicar.CDCFrontier_v2.0, whole genome shotgun sequence, the genomic window taaaaatcgtaatttttttttacaaatactaaaagcaaaattttaaaattttatagatacTAAAAATATACTTATAAAGTTGCATATTTACATTGGAATTTATGCCACATATACACAAAATATACTTAAAAGCACATTTACATTCAAATATTATAgatgacataaatattttacataaaaactTATTCATATGTAGATTACAACAATAATTATATACATAgaaagagtttttttttcttttcaaaatgcagtaatatttattatttaaactaCTAAGATAAATATAcacaaaagataataatataattgaaatatttattagtgCATTTTCATGTATATACCTACCTTGTTGTCATAATCATATTTACtttatctataaatataaaattgatttgataACGGAGATAGAAGAATTTAAAAGTCAAATGATAAGAAATATAAGAGATATCATGTATGAATTCTTATCCTCaacatattattaacaataCTAATATTTAAACGGACCATCATATATGTAATTCATGATGGGGGCATTAGGTTCAGTTAGATGAATTATGCAAtactatttgaatttttataggTATACACCCACAATTAACAAATATACCTCTACATTTCTAGAGCAATATATATTACAAATAGCCTGAGAAACGCGAAAGGCACGATAGCTTGAAAAATCCGCTCTCTCACATTAAGTGTTTACCACTACACtatttctatttattatatgaaaacaaaaagttaatattaaaatgttaagaAGAAAAATTGATAATCATGTTTTTATAACCATACAAGATTGAGGAGAAAGTGTAGTACTTAAAGTCATGAGAACAAGGACAAGTGGTGCATTTCTTATCCGTATTGCTttgtaaaaattatcattttccattttgtttttaatcccTTCAAAAATTTCATCTAACTTTAGTCCTTATTTTATTCTACGTTTCCACAATGGGTGCCGATAGTTAGTTTGATGGTGTTAATTGATGATGTGGACTGCAAAAGAGGAAGAAtactttaactaaaataaaatagataataaaaactgctttaataattttgttttaaaaaagaatcaCTCAAGAACCACGTGGATGTCACATCTTTAAACTTATCCACATTACCACATAGCAAGTGCTGATGTGAATATGGGTTGGCCATGCCATTAGAAAATGGCAGCAAACTAATGGTGGAGATCAATTGTGAAAACATGTAATAAAGTAAAGATTAAAGTTAGTGTTAGTGAGAAAGTCTCAACTTGGAAGCCATTTCAAGTAGTAATAAAACTTGCCCAACATTTATCAACTCGTATTTTGTACATTTcttaacaaaacaaaacaaaaactcagtgtgatatataataaaaaataaaaataaaataaaaaagctatgataattttttcattGAGCAGAACCATTAGGCTCCACTCAGACTCAGGCATATATAATGAGATCCACACAAAAGGggtataatgaaatataatccTAAAGCCCCATCTAACCTCTAAAGAACAAAATTGTAACAAGTTGGTGTCTGTTGATATGCTGCTGCTACCAAAATTTTGCTTCTGAAAATTAATCTGTCTTTGGCTTAATTCTCTTCACCCTGGAATATAGAAAAACACCAGAAAGGGCTATACCAGTCCCTGCACAGTATAACAGGCAAATAAAATTCAGTCTCAAAAAGAATTATGCAGGGAAGCCATTTCAAGTAGTAATAAAACTTGCCCAACATTTATCAACTCGTATTTTGTACATTTcttaacaaaacaaaacaaaaactcagtgtgatatataataaaaaataaaaataaaataaaaaagctatgataattttttcattGAGCAGAACCATTAGGCTCCACTCAGACTCAGGCATATATAATGAGATCCACACAAAAGGggtataatgaaatataatccTAAAGCCCCATCTAACCTCTAAAGAACAAAATTGTAACAAGTTGGTGTCTGTTGATATGCTGCTGCTACCAAAATTTTGCTTCTGAAAATTAATCTGTCTTTGGCTTAATTCTCTTCACCCTGGAATATAGAAAAACACCAGAAAGGGCTATACCAGTCCCTGCACAGTATAACAGGCAAATAAAATTCAGTCTCAAAAAGAATTAtgcagatatatatatatatatatatatatatatatatgtgtgtgtgtgtgtggttAACAAAAAAAGAAGTAATTTTACCTAATGCATTAATTGGTGAGACAGGCGTTTGGAAAAAAATGACAGAGCTCACAATAACTACCACTCGCTTCACACAGTTTGCTACTGAATGAGTAACAGGTGATACCCTTTCCAGTATCATATAAGAAACCTGCACATATCATTCACACAAAAATTCCCTTACATCATTAAAGAATACAAATCTTGTATACAATTGAAGCACATTAGTTTTAGGTGCGCCCATACTAatagtaatatataataaaatcatttcACACCAAACAATTTGTTTTTCGTTTTCGGTAAATAACAATTAATGCTGCCTAGATTTTATGTTCCACAAAAACAAGTCGAAACTGCAAAACTCTTGAATAAAAGGTGGAAAACTCACTTGCTGATATGCATGGAAACAGAGTGCAGCAAGAAGAGATCTGATGTAAACTTGTTGAACATCTAATCCCTGTgaagaaaaatgatattaatGACATATTATTATCACACTTTAATATAGTGTATTTTGATGTGAGAATGGTAACAGCAATACTATCATTTTCAACAATCATAAGCTACTCACTGAGGATTGCAGGTAAGCAGGGGTAAATTTGACACCCTCCATGAAGATGGTTAGAGGTACTGATAACAAGAATGACATAACAGTTATTATTGAGAAGAGGGTTATGTTGTCCATGGATTCCTGACAAAAACAATATGATTGTTATTTAGTACttttatataagaaaatgaAAGATAACCGCAAGGTTCATATTATTAGGACTTGTTATTCATGGATCATATTATTACCTCCTTGTTAACCATGAGTTTTTTGCTAAGCACATTACGAGATTGGTTTGTCAAATTGGAAGCCATTGCACTCAAAAACCCAACCCTATTCAATATTGCAGGAAAAGAACATGTTAGAACTCAAATGActaaatatatagtttattttcatataactCCATCTCTACTCTTCTCTACGCATAGAATGAGTAAAATCATGAAGAAGAGCTCACCAATTGAAAGAAGCCTCCGTAGCAGATGCAAGTGCCACTCCACCAGCAATAGGCACAAGTGAACCAACCACCCATGCTGTAGGCATCTGTAAGAAAGTTAAGAAATTAAGATGAGTTGAATGTTGAAGTAGCAACACAaccttgatttattttaattgaatgttGAAGTAGCAACACAACCTTGATTTATTTTTCCTTCGGAAGGACACAATTAATTACCATACATAAGTAACCACCACATATAAGATGTAACTAACTATTAAGTGAAAAATAttctcattacaaaaatttgacCGTTCCTTGGATTTATCAAAAAGAAACAATAGTGTCAAGTGTGACAACGTATAGAAGGACAAAAACAGCTCCAACTATATTAtacatcaaaatataaaatataaatagattgATATGATTTACAATAAGCAAGCTAAGTAATGATAAGAAAGTAGAAACACGCTTATCTTTCATTGTTTTTgtataaaatagttaaaaacaaCTTATTCTCAAGCAGTCTTATAAGTAAGTATGTTATGTTACTAGAAAGTTGAGTTGAATAGAAGAAATAATGAATTGGTGTTACCGTTAGCTTACCTCTCCAAGAAACATAGAAGAGAGGATGACTGAAAAGAAAGGCTCCATTGATTTAACAGTATGAGTGAAAGAGACAGCAACCTTTCCAAGACTCATGTTAGTGAAAAGGTTCCCTAATGTATGTACCAAAGCCAATGGAAATATTGCTAAAAGCTGCAAAAAGCCAACAAATAACATAACAGCCAATAAGAATAGAGAACAAATAAAACAGTAACGTGACATGACATATAGAAAATGCAGAGgaatgagaataaaaaaaaacctgTGAAGAAGTGATTTTTGGTCGTTTATATAGATGAAGACCCCACATGAAGGACACAATGAGTGTCCCGACAGCAAATTGAAAAAGAGTTAGAGTTACAGGGAAATGGTACACTTTCAAGACCTGTTTGTTATAGATATTGAAGTAAATGTTAAAGGAGAACCATAGGCAGAAAAGAGCTCCAAGCTCTAGAGTTTTTATCAGACTGGTGCTGTCGGAGGAGTCATCGGCGGCGGCGGTGGTGGTTGCTTTGGTGTGGAGGCGGTGGGAAGAATGGTGGAGAGGCGTTAAGGAGATGAATTTGGAAGAAGTGAGAGGTGTGCATGATTTgaaagaagagagaaaagtGTTGTTGGATTTGAAAATGGAAAGATGAGAGGTGCGAGATTTGTAGAGAGAAAGAGAAGGGGAGAGAGGTAAAAGCGTGGCCTGCATTTTGGAGATCGGAGAATGAGAATGGCGATGATGGTGGGATGGGAGGGACCTAAATTAACAATTtcaatgaatgaataaataaagaaatgagaAGGTGCGATCGATCGAGCGAGCGAGGGAGCAACAGATAAAACAAAAGAGCATGAATCTAGACTCTCATTTGTCGGATATTCTATTCTTCTATCATTTTGCTATTGCTAGCAGCCATCTGTATCCATACTAACTcacttttttattctttttcaaaagaCGATTCTCTCTCTTTTAGGAGAAACGGGTCAAATTTTATTCATCCACTCAAAAACTTATAACTAATAACTCCACAATGCaacataacaaaaaataaattatagtatTACTATTTTCGTTTCTAAATATAAATTCccgttaaaaaaattaatagtataattaatgtatttattttatatgaaaagtaattaaaatattatttatatattgatatattcaataataattttttatatttcaaaacaaattagaataacaatattatttaatttgcatTTGAATCTCtttgtataaattaattataataaaatttattatcttttataaaattaaaaaaataacaattgttTTAGtatcaaagaaaaatatataatatacaatTATATTCTCTCACATTTTTATAAGATGAATCACAAACTCAATTTGATTTTGACATGAATCTTTtatgtaattatatatttatagagtattttaaaaatcaggTCAAATTTAAACGGTTGTACCGTTGAACCCAAAAAAAGTCTAGTTTTTTAATTGATTCAAACGTATTCAAATTCTTAGTATAATTGAATCAAATTGAATCGCAAACTAATATTCTTTCGTTTCAAAAAACAGAAACAAATCACTTTAGAATGTGTTTGGTTCCATGTCTTATTGACAATCTTCTTTCCCAGTGTTATACTATTATATATCTCTGTGAATCTCAAGAATAAGAAACTGAATGGTTTGATCGACGTTCAttgtaaatatgatttttattttatttttataaacacaCGCTCCACACTTCcttataatgaaatataaaaagaaaatattttaaaaaattcatatattaaatctaaaatataggTCACGTACATAAGTATATATTCCACCCGGAGATTACTTATTATTTTAGTCAAACCATTTTTTTATAGTGTTTTTCTAGCCAACGATGTGTTTCAAACAATTGGTATTTTGGTTATTTGTTCAATAAGATGTGATGTATCCGGGCTACCTTTGCATCTACATACACTTTAATCTCTAAATGGTAGCAGTATTTTGGCAGGTCAATTTATTACTAGTATTTATTGACCAAAGCTACTCTATTGtcgttttattaaataaatatacgaTGTAGATTTCAGTTCATCTAAAATTTCTGTCATGGCCCCTTTTCCCATTATAACAATTCTGTCATGGATATGTTGACATTTTGTATAATaactttaactatttttttcataaaattgttttataagtCTATAGCTttagaaacttttatttttatataaatttctatAGTTCAGAAGCTTATAATTAactagttaaattaaaaaaattattcatattcatatatacaAATTATCTTATGTGTAAACCGAAGCCACTACAATCCATGGTAAAATGCAAGGAACATAAAGGGTAGATGATATGGAGATTTTTTCACCAAAATGATCACACCAGCCATAATTATGCAGATTTGGCGGAAGGGGGATAAAAATTGATCTTCGGAGTAACTATGaagattttaataaaaaaatttaatatgtacAAAGAATTATTAAATGAAGCTATAGAGTTATTcaagtattttgttttaaaaatatttggatttttggattttttcaattaaaaatattggtATATTAATAAGTTCTGAGTTTttcaaatcaataatttttgaattcggatatttcaaaaacaaaacatcttgAGATGTTAAATGTGTTCCaaacttttatgtcatttttaataTCTAGAACATTTATTTGTTGTATTCCGAAAATTTAAGAGACTCGGTTTAtatttcagatttttaaaattttcagatCTGAAAATTTCGAACTTTTTTTATGTGGATTGAATGAGGGTAAAGTGGGATTTTAAACCTTTTTAGAAGTGTGAGGTATGAAGACGGGTGCTAGTAGATTTCTCGTCTTTTACCAAGTGGATGGGCTTTGGATCTGTAATGTAATCTGGGACCTCAAGTGGATGGGCTTTGACACTCCTGGTCCAATATGAAATACATCACCACCAATATGCTTCCAACAGTTCAGTCGTAGTCACTCAGTCAGCCAGCCACTGCTTCTTCAATTGCTGATCTTCAACTCAAAGTACGCTCCAACTATTTTGTTCTCGTTAGGAACTAATTTTCTCAATCACCTCTTcgtcataaataaataatgaatgaatATAAAAGGCAATTACTAATTAAAAAGCAAGTGTGGAAATAAGCCGTGTCAAAGTTAAATTTTGTAAGATTTTAgattgatatattaaaaaaataataataataagttttgaGCATggtcatatgtttttttttttatttttttttaatttttttttttatatttgagtcTCACTTCAAAAAAATCTTGTACGATCgactaatttatttaaaaaattattttatattaatattttttataagtatttagacatattttttagtttaaatacaattttgatcttttatattttatttaatattcgttttggtcttttttaatttattttagtcttttattttttataaatgttatattttaatccttttaaccataaatcttttaaaataattctatAATTACTGTCATGAACTATTGAGattaaattttagataaattgTAAAGTTAAGTGtacaatattaataaatataaggtAAGAATACAATAAACTCTTATAAATGtctttcatttaaaaaaaattacatatatttcAATGTATGTGAGACAAACTTTTTCAACTACAAGTCTATAATtgagttaaatgaatattttttttaacaatattatatttaatacataTTGACAATTGTTAGATGAAATTTCAATGATCGAATATTGTTATAACTTTTGTTGGAATTGCAACAAGAACTAAAATACACTTATAAATAATAGATgaccaaaataaattaaaataaagataaatgtccaaaataaaaattaggtaaaaaataaaaataaaaacaaaatgatatttaaacttattttttaatagaataacaatttaatatataataacattaaatacctttttaatatttaacatcacatttaaaaaaaaatattgattttatatatagtaaaaaaacgTGATTAAATTACTATGATACATTTAAATGtgaaaaaaataacacaattaaattactaaaaggtttgagaaaaaaatattattaaaagttataaaatataaatttagtatataataataataatacatattatttgataaataaaacgaataaatttaaaagtttttttataacatataatttaatt contains:
- the LOC101496806 gene encoding triose phosphate/phosphate translocator, non-green plastid, chloroplastic-like, producing MQATLLPLSPSLSLYKSRTSHLSIFKSNNTFLSSFKSCTPLTSSKFISLTPLHHSSHRLHTKATTTAAADDSSDSTSLIKTLELGALFCLWFSFNIYFNIYNKQVLKVYHFPVTLTLFQFAVGTLIVSFMWGLHLYKRPKITSSQLLAIFPLALVHTLGNLFTNMSLGKVAVSFTHTVKSMEPFFSVILSSMFLGEMPTAWVVGSLVPIAGGVALASATEASFNWVGFLSAMASNLTNQSRNVLSKKLMVNKEESMDNITLFSIITVMSFLLSVPLTIFMEGVKFTPAYLQSSGLDVQQVYIRSLLAALCFHAYQQVSYMILERVSPVTHSVANCVKRVVVIVSSVIFFQTPVSPINALGTGIALSGVFLYSRVKRIKPKTD